A window of the Rhodoluna limnophila genome harbors these coding sequences:
- a CDS encoding transaminase codes for MINRDKLSVLYAREQATFVERNPKSKAAYQNANHLFGKVPMTWMNKKAGGFPIYFDRAVGNRIWDIDGHEYIDFALGDTGAMAGHSAPAVVDAITKQVKDKGGLTVMLPTEDAEWVARNLTERFGMAKWSFSLTATDANRWAIRLVRAITGKSKILFNAYCYHGSVDEALIVVGPDGEGMSRPGNVGSPVDVTMTSRVAEFNDLEGLERQLKNGDVAAVLMEPAMTNIGIVLPEPGYLAGVRELTRKYDALLIIDETHTFSAGYGGMTKRDRLEPDVFVIGKAIAGGIPTGTYGLSEAFAEKVLSRTDLDLVDMGGVGGTLAGNPLQVAAMRATLEHVLTEDNFKYMIDLATVFTDGVDELFTRYNLPWSINQLGARAEYRFAKPYPKNGTDAYESADAELEDFLHLYLVNRGILLTPFHNMALMCPTTTLADVEKHNAVFEDAIKELVG; via the coding sequence ATGATTAATCGCGACAAATTATCAGTACTTTACGCGCGCGAGCAGGCAACATTTGTTGAGCGCAATCCAAAATCCAAAGCGGCCTACCAGAATGCCAACCACCTATTTGGCAAAGTTCCCATGACTTGGATGAACAAAAAAGCCGGCGGGTTCCCGATTTATTTTGACCGAGCAGTCGGTAATCGAATTTGGGACATTGACGGCCACGAGTACATCGACTTTGCCCTTGGTGACACCGGAGCCATGGCAGGGCACTCAGCGCCAGCTGTAGTAGACGCCATTACAAAGCAGGTCAAAGACAAAGGCGGCCTGACTGTGATGCTGCCAACTGAGGACGCCGAGTGGGTTGCCCGAAACCTGACCGAGCGCTTTGGAATGGCCAAGTGGAGCTTCTCGCTCACCGCAACCGACGCTAACCGCTGGGCTATTCGCTTGGTGCGTGCAATTACCGGCAAATCAAAGATCTTGTTCAACGCCTACTGCTACCACGGTTCTGTGGATGAGGCATTGATTGTGGTTGGTCCAGATGGCGAAGGGATGAGCAGGCCAGGCAATGTGGGCTCCCCCGTAGACGTGACCATGACCTCTCGCGTGGCTGAATTCAACGACCTTGAAGGCCTCGAAAGGCAGCTAAAGAACGGCGATGTTGCCGCGGTATTGATGGAACCGGCGATGACCAACATCGGCATCGTCCTGCCTGAACCTGGCTATCTTGCCGGAGTGCGTGAGCTGACACGAAAGTATGACGCGCTGCTGATCATCGACGAAACTCACACGTTCTCAGCCGGCTACGGAGGTATGACCAAACGAGACAGACTGGAGCCTGATGTTTTTGTTATTGGTAAGGCTATTGCCGGCGGAATTCCGACCGGAACTTACGGATTGAGTGAAGCATTCGCTGAAAAAGTATTGAGCCGAACCGATCTGGACCTAGTAGACATGGGTGGCGTTGGTGGAACGCTTGCCGGTAACCCGCTGCAGGTAGCGGCCATGCGGGCCACCCTCGAGCATGTTCTGACCGAGGATAACTTCAAGTACATGATTGATCTGGCCACCGTTTTCACCGACGGCGTCGACGAATTATTCACTCGGTATAACCTTCCTTGGTCGATAAACCAATTGGGCGCCCGAGCTGAATACCGCTTTGCCAAGCCGTACCCAAAAAATGGCACCGATGCTTATGAGTCAGCCGATGCCGAACTTGAGGACTTCCTGCACCTCTACTTGGTAAATCGCGGAATTCTTTTGACTCCATTCCACAACATGGCGCTGATGTGCCCAACCACTACCCTGGCGGATGTTGAGAAGCACAACGCTGTATTTGAAGACGCCATAAAAGAGTTGGTTGGCTAA
- the ettA gene encoding energy-dependent translational throttle protein EttA → MAEFIYQMIKARKAHGDKVILDDVTLAFLPGAKIGVVGPNGAGKSTVLKIMAGLDTPSNGEARLSPEHTVGILMQEPPLDETLTVLGNVELAVKDTKAKLDRFNEISALMAEPDADFDALLEEMGHLQEQIDHLDAWDLDSQLEQAMDALRCPPGDTPVTNLSGGERRRVALCKLLLEKPDLLLLDEPTNHLDAESVLWLEQHLAKYPGAVLAVTHDRYFLDNVAQWILELDRGRAYPYEGNYSTYLEKKRERLEVQGKKDAKLAKRLSEELDWVRSSPKARQTKSKARLAKYEEMAAEADRTRKLDFEEIQIPMGPRLGDIVIEAKNLQKGFDGRSLINGLSFSLPRNGIVGVIGPNGVGKSTLFKTIVGLEKLDGGDLKIGETVKISYVDQSREGIDPNKSLWEVVSGGLDYMQVGNQEVPSRAYVAAFGFKGPDQQKAAGVLSGGERNRLNLALTLKQGGNLLLLDEPTNDLDVETLGSLENALLAFPGCAVVITHDRWFLDRVASHILAYEGSDDNPDQWYWFEGNFEAYEENKVARLGADAAKPHRSTYRRLTRD, encoded by the coding sequence ATGGCTGAATTCATCTATCAGATGATCAAGGCGCGAAAAGCGCACGGCGACAAAGTAATTCTCGACGATGTCACGCTGGCGTTTTTGCCAGGTGCAAAAATCGGTGTTGTCGGACCAAACGGAGCAGGTAAGTCAACCGTTCTGAAAATTATGGCTGGCCTTGACACACCAAGCAATGGTGAGGCCCGACTAAGCCCAGAGCACACCGTAGGCATTCTTATGCAGGAGCCACCGCTCGACGAGACCCTGACTGTTCTAGGCAACGTAGAGCTGGCCGTGAAGGACACCAAGGCCAAGCTGGACCGCTTCAACGAGATCTCAGCTTTGATGGCCGAGCCAGATGCCGACTTTGACGCTCTACTAGAAGAGATGGGTCACCTGCAGGAGCAAATTGACCACCTTGACGCGTGGGATCTCGACTCGCAGCTTGAGCAGGCAATGGATGCGCTTCGCTGCCCACCTGGAGACACTCCGGTAACTAACCTTTCAGGTGGTGAGCGTCGCCGAGTCGCCCTATGTAAGTTGCTGCTTGAGAAGCCTGACCTGCTACTTCTTGACGAGCCGACTAACCACCTCGATGCCGAGTCTGTCCTTTGGCTAGAGCAGCACCTGGCCAAGTATCCGGGTGCTGTATTGGCAGTTACCCACGACCGATACTTCCTCGACAACGTTGCCCAGTGGATTCTTGAATTGGACCGAGGCCGCGCCTACCCATACGAGGGTAACTACTCGACCTACCTAGAGAAGAAGCGTGAACGTCTTGAGGTTCAGGGCAAGAAGGACGCCAAACTAGCCAAGCGTCTTAGCGAAGAACTTGACTGGGTTAGATCTTCACCGAAGGCACGCCAGACTAAGTCAAAGGCGCGTTTGGCTAAGTATGAAGAGATGGCTGCTGAGGCGGACCGCACCAGAAAGCTGGACTTTGAAGAAATTCAGATTCCAATGGGTCCACGTCTCGGTGACATTGTTATTGAAGCCAAGAACCTGCAAAAGGGTTTTGACGGTCGTTCGTTGATCAACGGCCTATCCTTCAGCCTGCCTCGCAACGGAATCGTCGGTGTTATTGGTCCAAACGGCGTTGGTAAGTCAACGCTGTTTAAGACCATCGTTGGCCTCGAAAAACTTGATGGCGGTGACCTGAAGATTGGTGAGACCGTCAAGATTTCCTATGTTGACCAGTCTCGCGAAGGAATCGATCCGAACAAGAGCCTTTGGGAAGTCGTGTCAGGCGGCCTCGACTACATGCAGGTCGGAAACCAAGAAGTACCTTCACGTGCCTACGTCGCAGCCTTTGGATTTAAGGGCCCAGACCAGCAGAAGGCTGCCGGAGTGCTTTCCGGTGGTGAGCGTAACCGCCTAAACCTTGCCCTAACTCTGAAGCAGGGTGGAAACCTACTGCTCCTTGACGAACCAACTAACGACTTGGATGTTGAGACTCTGGGTAGCCTCGAAAACGCTCTTTTGGCCTTCCCTGGCTGTGCAGTTGTGATTACCCACGACCGTTGGTTCCTGGACCGTGTGGCATCACATATCTTGGCTTACGAGGGCAGCGATGACAACCCAGATCAGTGGTACTGGTTTGAAGGTAACTTCGAAGCCTACGAAGAAAACAAGGTTGCCCGTCTGGGTGCGGATGCGGCCAAACCGCACCGCTCCACCTATCGCCGCTTGACTCGCGACTAG
- a CDS encoding single-stranded DNA-binding protein, protein MSESLAVSGLVATTPRHLVTQDGLPITSFRLASSQRRFDRSANKWVDGETNWFTVTAFRQLAINAAGSVSKGDRVTLFGRLRVRDWDNGERAGTSVEIEADSLGHDLTWGSSVFTRTVLVREFDEAEEPPAMIDDANELVGASSAK, encoded by the coding sequence ATGTCGGAGTCGCTCGCAGTTTCTGGTTTAGTGGCAACAACACCGCGTCATCTGGTCACCCAGGACGGTTTACCAATCACTTCATTTCGACTGGCATCATCGCAACGGCGCTTTGATCGCTCAGCTAATAAATGGGTTGACGGCGAGACCAACTGGTTCACCGTCACCGCATTCCGCCAATTGGCTATCAACGCAGCGGGTTCAGTTTCCAAGGGTGATCGAGTCACCCTTTTCGGCAGACTTCGAGTTCGCGATTGGGACAACGGCGAGCGCGCCGGTACCTCGGTTGAAATTGAGGCGGACAGCCTCGGTCACGACCTAACCTGGGGAAGCTCGGTGTTTACAAGAACGGTTCTCGTTCGAGAGTTTGATGAGGCAGAAGAACCACCGGCCATGATCGACGACGCCAACGAATTGGTTGGCGCAAGCAGCGCGAAGTAA
- the msrA gene encoding peptide-methionine (S)-S-oxide reductase MsrA has translation MMSFVLGGGCFWCLDSAYMQVAGVSDVVVGYMGGASANPGYEAVCSGATGHVEVAEVIFDEAIVPAEVILDMFFTMHDPTQLNRQGHDIGTQYRSVMFYRDETQRILFESAIERAKSVWGPSIVTAVEPAVEFWIAEEYHQDFFAKNPFQGYCNAVVAPKMAKIRDSFTSYIK, from the coding sequence ATGATGAGTTTCGTTCTTGGTGGTGGCTGTTTCTGGTGTCTCGACAGTGCCTACATGCAGGTGGCCGGTGTATCTGACGTGGTGGTTGGTTACATGGGCGGTGCCTCTGCAAACCCCGGTTATGAGGCAGTCTGTTCGGGAGCCACGGGCCACGTTGAGGTTGCTGAAGTGATTTTCGATGAAGCGATTGTTCCGGCCGAGGTTATTCTCGACATGTTCTTCACGATGCACGACCCAACCCAACTAAACCGGCAGGGGCATGACATTGGCACTCAGTATCGTTCGGTTATGTTTTACCGCGATGAAACCCAGCGCATTTTGTTTGAGTCTGCCATCGAGCGAGCCAAGTCTGTTTGGGGTCCAAGCATTGTGACAGCAGTTGAGCCGGCCGTTGAGTTCTGGATCGCTGAGGAATATCACCAGGATTTCTTTGCCAAGAACCCGTTTCAGGGGTACTGCAATGCTGTGGTTGCGCCGAAGATGGCAAAAATTCGGGATTCATTCACAAGCTACATAAAGTAG
- the mgrA gene encoding L-glyceraldehyde 3-phosphate reductase: protein MSYQAAADRYSSMNYRRTGKSGLKLPELSLGLWHNFGTNDSMATQRAILRRAFDLGITHFDLANNYGPVPGSAEENFGIHLDKDFRPYRDELIISTKAGYDMWPGPYGEWGSRKYLLASLDQSLKRMNLDYVDIFYSHRFDPNTPLEETMGALATAVHSGRALYAGISSYDAEQTRQAKAILESKGVPLLIHQPRYSMFDRTAEKSLFDTLGAEGIGSIVFSPLAQGLLSDRYLGGVAPKGSRAALNHFLKAQNISDDYLMHANALNEIAKQRGQTLSQLALSWVLRQPTVTSALIGVSSVKQLEQNVATLSSPKLSLEEIRAIEPHAIHGLGLN, encoded by the coding sequence ATGAGCTATCAAGCAGCGGCTGACCGCTATTCGAGCATGAATTACCGCCGCACCGGAAAGAGCGGATTGAAGCTTCCGGAACTTTCACTGGGGCTTTGGCACAACTTTGGCACCAATGATTCGATGGCCACGCAGCGAGCTATTTTGCGTCGAGCGTTTGACCTAGGAATCACCCACTTTGATCTGGCCAATAACTACGGTCCGGTCCCCGGATCAGCCGAAGAAAATTTTGGCATCCACCTGGACAAGGACTTTAGGCCGTACCGCGACGAGCTCATCATCTCTACCAAGGCCGGTTATGACATGTGGCCTGGGCCTTACGGTGAATGGGGTTCACGAAAGTACCTACTCGCTTCACTCGACCAAAGCCTGAAGCGCATGAACCTTGACTACGTTGACATTTTTTATTCGCATCGGTTTGACCCAAACACACCGCTTGAAGAGACGATGGGTGCGTTGGCAACGGCGGTGCATTCTGGACGTGCTCTCTATGCAGGCATCTCAAGTTATGACGCTGAGCAGACCCGGCAGGCCAAAGCCATCCTTGAATCTAAAGGTGTGCCACTGCTTATTCATCAACCTCGTTACTCAATGTTTGACCGTACTGCCGAAAAGTCACTATTCGATACGCTCGGCGCCGAGGGTATTGGCTCGATTGTCTTCTCGCCATTGGCGCAGGGTTTGCTGAGCGACCGCTATTTGGGCGGTGTGGCACCAAAAGGCTCTCGTGCCGCACTTAATCACTTTCTAAAAGCTCAAAACATCAGCGATGACTACCTAATGCACGCCAACGCTCTCAACGAAATTGCAAAGCAGCGAGGTCAAACCCTCAGCCAATTGGCTCTGAGCTGGGTTTTGCGACAACCAACGGTTACCTCAGCCCTCATCGGAGTAAGCAGCGTAAAGCAGTTGGAACAAAACGTTGCAACTTTGAGTTCACCAAAGTTGAGCCTCGAGGAGATTCGAGCAATTGAACCTCATGCCATTCATGGTTTGGGATTGAACTAA
- the trxA gene encoding thioredoxin: protein MATIELGAANFGDTVVKEGITIVDFWAEWCGPCRQFAPVFEEASNKRPEITFGKVDTEAEKQLAGEAGISSIPTLMVFRDGILLYNRAGALPAAALEELITAVEGLDMDEIRKEVEAQGGEIGDVSEPN from the coding sequence ATGGCAACTATTGAACTTGGCGCGGCAAACTTTGGCGACACTGTCGTAAAAGAGGGCATCACCATCGTTGACTTTTGGGCGGAATGGTGTGGCCCTTGCCGCCAATTTGCGCCAGTTTTCGAAGAAGCGTCGAATAAGCGCCCAGAAATCACTTTCGGAAAGGTCGATACCGAGGCGGAGAAACAGCTTGCTGGCGAGGCTGGCATCAGCTCGATTCCTACCCTGATGGTTTTCCGTGATGGCATCTTGCTTTACAACCGCGCTGGGGCGTTGCCGGCAGCAGCCTTGGAAGAGCTAATCACTGCGGTTGAAGGTTTGGACATGGACGAAATTCGCAAGGAAGTCGAGGCCCAGGGCGGCGAGATCGGCGACGTTTCAGAACCTAACTAA
- a CDS encoding capsid cement protein, with translation MAVKLSSNAVLALATFLTLTNTTLVVASVNGFSRVTEELGSFLVNNGGSGGVVGPEGPIGPAGPAGPMGPQGPTGATGPAGESGAPGTPGQPGLPGEDGAEGAAGPMGATGSAGASGADGATGATGPMGPQGPAGLNGADGSAGPIGPQGIQGVQGPIGLTGPQGPSGVISATAPLVYDSQNQSISLNMNDFDYLGNLGYLQFDVTQDATEAPGRFTWNPEVGTLDLQLENGEVTLQVGQESVQRVHNNGATPLVNGRAVRVAGTSNGLLDVVHADNNTVLGATGVIGVLTQDIAAGAEGFVTTYGLVHELDTSAWTAGSPLYLNGDGALTTVRPTNGRIIQLGYVVHSDAVDGAIYVSPLQNFEPIIGGICQVPGQVGTGVYGWHNLAGARWIIVCDYP, from the coding sequence ATGGCAGTCAAGCTCAGTTCGAACGCTGTCTTGGCGCTAGCAACTTTTCTAACCCTAACCAACACCACACTGGTGGTGGCTTCGGTGAACGGATTTTCTCGCGTGACCGAAGAGCTGGGAAGTTTCCTGGTCAACAACGGTGGTTCTGGTGGAGTTGTGGGACCGGAAGGTCCAATAGGCCCTGCCGGTCCAGCTGGACCAATGGGGCCTCAGGGGCCAACCGGAGCGACTGGACCCGCGGGTGAGTCAGGTGCCCCTGGGACACCGGGTCAGCCGGGATTACCGGGTGAAGATGGCGCAGAAGGTGCTGCTGGACCAATGGGTGCAACCGGTTCGGCTGGCGCTTCCGGAGCCGATGGCGCTACTGGCGCCACAGGCCCTATGGGCCCTCAGGGTCCGGCCGGACTAAACGGTGCCGACGGTTCAGCCGGTCCGATTGGGCCTCAGGGTATTCAGGGTGTGCAGGGGCCTATTGGCCTAACCGGCCCACAGGGGCCGAGCGGGGTGATTTCAGCCACCGCTCCACTGGTTTATGACTCGCAGAATCAGTCAATCTCACTCAACATGAATGATTTTGATTACCTAGGGAATCTTGGGTACCTACAGTTTGACGTGACTCAAGATGCAACTGAGGCGCCAGGCAGATTTACCTGGAACCCGGAAGTAGGCACTCTTGACCTTCAATTGGAAAACGGTGAAGTTACCCTTCAAGTTGGGCAAGAGTCGGTTCAACGGGTCCACAATAACGGCGCCACTCCGCTGGTTAACGGCCGCGCCGTTCGTGTTGCAGGAACATCGAATGGCTTGCTGGACGTGGTACACGCAGATAACAACACAGTCCTAGGCGCCACTGGTGTTATCGGTGTCTTGACCCAAGACATCGCTGCAGGAGCCGAGGGATTTGTCACTACCTATGGTTTGGTCCACGAGCTAGACACCTCTGCCTGGACTGCCGGATCGCCCCTCTATCTGAATGGCGATGGTGCATTGACCACGGTGCGCCCAACTAACGGACGCATTATCCAGTTGGGGTATGTGGTGCACTCAGATGCTGTTGATGGCGCAATTTATGTTTCACCGCTCCAAAACTTCGAGCCAATCATCGGTGGAATTTGCCAGGTGCCGGGGCAAGTGGGCACCGGTGTTTACGGCTGGCACAACCTTGCCGGAGCCCGCTGGATTATTGTTTGTGACTACCCGTAA
- the ald gene encoding alanine dehydrogenase produces the protein MRIGVPKEVKNNENRVALTPAGVHELVRHGHSVAVQAGAGVGSGFSDADYLAEGAQVLATASEVWLGAEMVIKVKEPIASEYDLLRPNQILFTYLHLAASRACTEALLKAGTTALAYETVQLANRSLPLLQPMSEVAGRLSAQIGAYHLMKSQGGAGVLMGGVPGAPKAKVVVIGGGVAGEHAATIALGMQADVTVIDVSLPKLRELDARFSGAVKTRVSTAYEIADQLRDADLVIGSVLIPGEKAPKLVTDKMVQAMKPGSVLVDIAIDQGGCFENSRPTTHDDPTFQIHNSTYYCVANMPGAVPATATRALTNATLPYAISIANLGWRAAVAADSALAKGLNTHDGKLTFTGVAQAFPDLPFLAVEEVLGA, from the coding sequence ATGCGCATCGGTGTACCTAAAGAGGTAAAAAACAACGAAAACCGAGTAGCACTCACTCCAGCAGGGGTGCACGAACTTGTTAGGCACGGTCACTCGGTGGCTGTACAAGCGGGTGCGGGTGTCGGTTCCGGCTTCAGTGACGCTGATTACCTTGCTGAAGGTGCGCAAGTGTTGGCGACGGCCTCTGAGGTTTGGTTAGGTGCCGAGATGGTCATCAAGGTTAAAGAGCCAATCGCCAGCGAGTATGACTTATTGAGACCAAACCAAATCCTCTTTACTTACCTGCACCTCGCTGCCTCGCGAGCTTGCACCGAAGCACTGCTCAAGGCTGGCACCACAGCGCTGGCCTATGAGACGGTCCAGCTGGCCAATCGTTCCCTTCCGCTTCTGCAGCCGATGAGTGAAGTCGCTGGACGTCTATCTGCCCAGATTGGTGCCTATCACCTAATGAAAAGCCAAGGCGGTGCCGGCGTATTGATGGGCGGTGTACCTGGTGCTCCAAAGGCAAAGGTAGTGGTTATCGGTGGCGGAGTTGCCGGCGAGCACGCAGCTACAATCGCGCTTGGGATGCAGGCTGATGTCACAGTGATTGACGTTTCGCTGCCTAAGTTGCGAGAACTCGATGCCCGTTTCTCTGGCGCGGTTAAGACTCGAGTCTCGACCGCGTATGAGATTGCTGACCAGTTGCGTGATGCCGATTTGGTAATCGGGTCTGTGCTGATTCCCGGAGAAAAGGCGCCGAAGTTAGTGACCGACAAGATGGTTCAGGCCATGAAGCCTGGATCGGTGTTGGTTGACATCGCGATTGATCAGGGTGGGTGTTTTGAGAATTCCAGACCAACCACTCACGACGACCCTACTTTTCAAATCCACAACAGCACCTATTACTGCGTCGCAAATATGCCGGGTGCGGTTCCTGCTACTGCCACGCGTGCGCTGACTAATGCAACGCTTCCGTATGCAATTTCGATTGCCAACCTAGGATGGCGAGCAGCCGTTGCGGCTGATTCTGCGTTAGCCAAGGGGCTGAATACCCACGATGGAAAACTAACCTTTACCGGCGTGGCCCAGGCTTTTCCTGACCTGCCATTCCTCGCGGTCGAAGAGGTGTTGGGCGCTTAG